In the Ostrinia nubilalis chromosome 7, ilOstNubi1.1, whole genome shotgun sequence genome, one interval contains:
- the LOC135073516 gene encoding uncharacterized protein LOC135073516: protein MRPVIWLAFLAALAAAEIAEEPWVEEEDVEEPYNEEREEEVHYRRRREAYVEDPYEEHLRVKRRCEDEPEYRVRRSADYVRVPRQVHQYEVHEFSDDASPSSPPYEEMLAASAEHYHRVYAPAGHARYLNPDVSGVPISTVPVSSVQFAPNPASVHSPVQFVAPPQLHAGLEATPSRVNVPVQFASNPAVHSPVQFVAPPNVQASVSSGPNPVPVAAAAPLQLKQLAGDQFVSAAGHHHKHAGPHHSGHQQGGGHNRQAKHYAEHGGKTTKGHHSDHHVDKGAKGFKTDERHRKEYEEAAGKKKKHHDEAGHKGNHEEEAHGHRGAKFDEKKGHKKGHKTKGYHNKYHKDEFHKEHKFYDDYHKSGEHHRYGKFHAKHASNESGKKKAHHVNAGHDFVERGKKGYSGEHHRYGNESGKKKAHHVNAGHDFVERGKKGYSGEHHRYGNESGKKKAHHVNAGHDFVERGKKGYR, encoded by the exons ATGAGGCCAGTGATCTGGCTTGCGTTCCTGGCGGCTTTGGCCGCCGCGGAAATTGCTGAGGAGCCGTGGGTCGAGGAAGAGGATGTGGAGGAGCCTTACAATGAGGAGAGAGAGGAGGAAGTTCACTATCGGAGGCGAAGAGAGGCGTATGTGGAAGATCCTTACGAGGAGCATTTGCGAGTGAAGAGACGCTGTGAAGATGAGCCGGAATACCGAGTGAGGCGTTCAGCTGACTACGTCAGAGTTCCACGTCAAGTGCATCAGTACGAAGTGCACGAGTTTTCTGATGACGCAAGTCCGTCGTCACCTCCGTACGAGGAGATGCTCGCGGCAAGTGCCGAGCACTACCACCGGGTGTACGCCCCCGCGGGGCACGCTCGGTACCTCAACCCTGACGTGAGTGGTGTTCCGATCTCTACTGTACCTGTGTCGTCCGTGCAGTTCGCCCCTAACCCTGCTTCAGTGCATTCTCCCGTTCAGTTTGTTGCGCCTCCACAACTACACGCCGGATTGGAGGCGACGCCCAGCCGTGTGAATGTCCCTGTGCAGTTTGCTTCTAACCCCGCTGTGCATTCCCCCGTGCAGTTTGTCGCTCCCCCCAATGTCCAGGCGAGTGTGTCGTCGGGTCCTAACCCCGTgccggtggcggcggcggcccCGCTGCAGCTGAAGCAGCTGGCCGGAGACCAGTTCGTGTCGGCGGCGGGTCACCACCACAAGCACGCGGGCCCGCACCACTCGGGCCACCAGCAGGGCGGCGGCCACAACAGGCAAGCCAAACACTACGCGGAGCATGGAGGCAAG ACTACCAAAGGCCACCACAGTGACCACCACGTCGACAAAGGCGCTAAAGGCTTCAAGACCGACGAGAGGCACCGCAAGGAGTATGAGGAAGCCGCTggaaagaagaagaagcacCACGACGAGGCTGGTCATAAAGGAAACCATGAGGAGGAGGCGCATGGGCACAGGGGAGCCAAGTTCGATGAGAAGAAAGGACACAAGAAGGGACATAAGACTAAGG GCTACCACAACAAGTACCACAAGGACGAGTTCCACAAGGAGCACAAGTTCTACGACGACTACCACAAGAGCGGCGAGCACCACCGCTACGGCAAGTTCCACGCCAAGCACGCCAGCAACGAGAGCGGCAAGAAGAAGGCGCACCACGTCAACGCGGGACACGACTTCGTGGAGCGAGGCAAGAAGGGATACAG CGGCGAGCACCACCGCTACGGCAACGAGAGCGGCAAGAAGAAGGCGCACCACGTCAACGCGGGACACGACTTCGTGGAGCGAGGCAAGAAGGGATACAG CGGCGAGCACCACCGCTACGGCAACGAGAGCGGCAAGAAGAAGGCGCACCACGTCAACGCGGGACACGACTTCGTGGAGCGAGGCAAGAAGGGATACAGGTGA